From one SAR324 cluster bacterium genomic stretch:
- a CDS encoding GlxA family transcriptional regulator, with amino-acid sequence MNGLEKYNQNFHDIDGRLIQPDLRIGFVLVPGFTILPLAGFIDTLRHAADESDYSQQVYCKWKILGPSMEPIPSSCGVTIPPWELYGDPTEFDYIVVVGGQTDLIRFISKQTYEFLRKAEELKIPLVGLCVGVFVLAEAGLLKNQKCAVHPRHLNEFVESYPNIIPVIDELFVIDLNRITCAGGTAAIDLAVTILINHLGETQARKGLSHMMVDQHRENLHTPRHPYDELDHCQDPRIKDAIELMKKNLTFPFCVKDLANQLGCSQRQLERAFQKHAHVSPAKFWRQLRIKRARWYLLNTNLNITRIAFDCGFSDCAHFTNLFTQVYGESPSRFRSVRLQASQSTR; translated from the coding sequence ATGAATGGACTCGAAAAATACAATCAGAATTTTCATGACATTGACGGAAGGCTCATCCAGCCAGACTTGCGAATAGGTTTCGTACTAGTCCCGGGCTTTACTATTCTCCCCCTAGCTGGCTTCATCGATACACTTCGTCACGCTGCCGATGAATCAGACTACAGTCAACAAGTCTATTGTAAGTGGAAAATCCTTGGTCCATCGATGGAACCGATCCCCTCCAGTTGTGGAGTCACAATCCCTCCATGGGAGTTGTATGGTGACCCAACTGAATTCGATTACATTGTCGTTGTTGGAGGACAAACTGACCTCATTCGATTTATTTCTAAGCAAACCTATGAATTTCTAAGAAAAGCAGAAGAACTCAAAATTCCATTGGTGGGCTTGTGCGTCGGTGTCTTTGTATTGGCAGAAGCAGGCTTATTGAAAAATCAAAAATGTGCAGTTCACCCGAGACATCTCAACGAGTTCGTTGAAAGTTATCCTAATATTATTCCTGTAATAGATGAACTTTTCGTGATTGATCTTAATCGAATCACTTGCGCAGGAGGCACCGCAGCGATTGACCTTGCGGTCACCATCCTTATAAATCATCTTGGGGAGACTCAGGCAAGAAAGGGATTATCTCACATGATGGTGGATCAGCATCGTGAAAATCTTCACACTCCTCGACACCCATATGATGAGTTGGATCATTGTCAGGATCCAAGAATAAAGGATGCCATTGAATTGATGAAGAAAAACCTCACTTTCCCTTTTTGTGTCAAAGATCTAGCCAATCAGCTTGGCTGCAGCCAACGCCAACTGGAAAGAGCTTTTCAAAAACACGCGCATGTTTCGCCTGCAAAGTTTTGGAGGCAGCTTCGAATAAAGAGAGCGCGTTGGTACTTATTGAACACCAATTTGAACATCACTCGGATCGCTTTCGACTGTGGCTTTTCAGACTGTGCTCATTTTACAAATTTGTTCACACAGGTTTACGGTGAGTCTCCAAGTCGATTCCGCTCAGTTCGGTTGCAGGCATCCCAATCAACTCGATGA
- a CDS encoding ABC transporter substrate-binding protein: MKTRFLKWCLMAVSLSVIPLASAYAADCVHKVGGLAPLSAPGSVVGGEAMRDAMLLAERDVNAAGGVLGCDLEVVITDTEGLPEKATAMMEKLITQDDVVAVGGGYHSSVGVASKDVANARGIPVVFAETWNDTITGDKQKYIFRIAPLSSWASGVIWQFAAQAPGVKKVAIVTENTDYGIPAAKECEVGLGSKGISSVTFGVDIGTQDFAGIVERVKAENPDYIIVLLTGEAGFNFTQQAADAGTGPQDIMFHANQAGLESKAWWENVPDGRLAFMARIGVPETMYSASALKFAKDYKAKTGKTGVESFALEAYDSIGILAQAINEAGSTNGDAIVSALENISYDGVLGQIYFPYGSKKDPSADGKGDEWWHQWPDVAITMVQYQKEGEPSNTMTIVYPEAYKTGEPEYVD, translated from the coding sequence ATGAAGACTAGGTTTTTAAAATGGTGTTTGATGGCGGTTTCACTGTCAGTAATCCCATTAGCAAGCGCTTATGCAGCGGACTGTGTCCACAAGGTCGGTGGATTAGCTCCTCTATCAGCGCCAGGATCTGTTGTTGGTGGTGAAGCAATGCGGGATGCCATGTTGTTGGCGGAGAGAGATGTAAACGCTGCTGGCGGAGTGCTGGGCTGTGATCTCGAAGTTGTCATCACTGATACTGAAGGTTTGCCAGAAAAGGCGACCGCTATGATGGAGAAATTGATTACTCAGGATGATGTTGTAGCTGTGGGAGGCGGTTACCACAGTTCCGTAGGTGTAGCTTCCAAGGACGTGGCTAATGCTCGCGGTATTCCTGTCGTGTTTGCTGAAACCTGGAATGATACAATCACAGGAGATAAGCAGAAGTATATCTTCCGAATTGCTCCCTTGAGTTCTTGGGCATCTGGAGTGATCTGGCAATTCGCTGCCCAGGCTCCAGGTGTGAAAAAGGTTGCGATAGTTACAGAGAATACTGATTACGGAATCCCTGCTGCCAAGGAGTGTGAAGTCGGTCTAGGGTCCAAGGGAATCAGTTCTGTGACCTTTGGAGTTGATATTGGAACCCAGGATTTTGCAGGTATCGTGGAACGGGTGAAAGCTGAGAATCCAGACTATATTATTGTTTTGCTGACAGGTGAGGCTGGTTTCAATTTCACTCAGCAGGCTGCAGATGCTGGAACGGGTCCACAAGATATTATGTTTCACGCAAACCAAGCAGGTTTAGAGAGTAAGGCTTGGTGGGAAAACGTCCCGGATGGGAGATTAGCATTCATGGCCAGGATCGGAGTGCCCGAAACAATGTATTCTGCATCTGCACTCAAATTTGCTAAAGATTACAAAGCTAAGACTGGCAAGACAGGAGTAGAAAGTTTTGCACTAGAGGCTTATGACTCAATTGGTATTCTGGCCCAAGCGATCAACGAGGCAGGCTCAACCAACGGGGATGCAATTGTGAGCGCCCTTGAAAACATTTCCTATGATGGAGTCCTTGGCCAAATCTACTTCCCTTATGGTTCCAAAAAAGATCCATCAGCAGATGGCAAAGGAGACGAGTGGTGGCACCAGTGGCCAGATGTCGCGATTACAATGGTTCAATATCAAAAAGAAGGCGAACCATCCAATACGATGACCATTGTTTACCCAGAGGCCTACAAGACGGGTGAACCTGAATACGTAGATTAG
- a CDS encoding branched-chain amino acid ABC transporter permease — protein MEFAPIFWWTSLWLLVWGIVGSFGTRRIYLAKDLDTSNAVLMGSLIGASLGPIGLLFLWLKTPEASKRLIILPSLLTVGILMTAFALADPQNNCVSNSSFVLSQITNGLIIGIIYGLMALGLTLIFSILGVVSFSHGEFYMIGGMITYYVTVVWFPGISPVVGILIACLATFILGAVFERLFLTPMYDGRIERPVEYGILVTFGLAFTLMYFVQAVAGSNPVKAKRFFDFPRIRFPSKEDPWLIKTSRGNMELFDTISISNPRFIAAVISILVLLGLLYFLYKTWTGKALRAVSQDREAAAIAGINPHRMNMLAFAMGGMIAALSGATLVQAFSWLPHVGLIPAMRSFVIVVLGGLGSLPGAFFGGIIIGLVEAAGTGCVPDPQKASSYIPAYGMIVLTLTLLLRPTGLMGRRFASGTHGKL, from the coding sequence ATGGAATTCGCCCCAATCTTTTGGTGGACATCCCTTTGGCTGCTTGTCTGGGGGATTGTTGGGAGCTTTGGAACTAGGCGGATCTATCTCGCAAAAGATCTCGATACCTCGAATGCCGTGTTGATGGGTTCTTTAATTGGAGCGTCTCTGGGTCCCATTGGTTTGCTGTTTCTATGGCTAAAGACGCCTGAAGCCAGTAAGAGACTAATTATTCTGCCCTCCTTGCTGACCGTTGGCATTCTAATGACTGCCTTTGCCCTCGCTGATCCCCAAAATAACTGTGTTTCCAACAGTTCCTTTGTATTGTCACAAATCACAAATGGACTCATCATTGGGATCATTTATGGTTTGATGGCACTTGGACTTACCTTGATTTTCTCAATTCTTGGGGTTGTCAGTTTCTCCCATGGTGAATTTTACATGATTGGAGGAATGATCACCTACTACGTCACAGTGGTTTGGTTTCCAGGTATTTCTCCTGTAGTGGGTATTTTGATAGCGTGCTTAGCTACCTTTATTTTGGGCGCAGTGTTCGAACGTTTGTTTCTTACACCCATGTATGACGGTCGGATCGAACGACCTGTTGAATATGGTATTCTAGTGACCTTCGGGCTGGCCTTCACATTAATGTATTTTGTTCAAGCCGTCGCCGGTTCGAACCCAGTTAAGGCAAAACGGTTTTTTGATTTTCCACGAATCCGTTTTCCTTCAAAAGAAGATCCCTGGCTAATCAAGACCAGCCGAGGGAATATGGAATTATTTGACACAATTTCGATCTCTAATCCTCGCTTCATCGCTGCGGTCATTTCTATTTTAGTTCTCCTGGGCCTCTTGTACTTTCTCTATAAGACTTGGACTGGCAAAGCGCTCCGTGCAGTTAGCCAGGATCGTGAGGCCGCAGCGATTGCTGGAATCAATCCCCACCGGATGAATATGCTAGCCTTTGCGATGGGGGGGATGATTGCTGCTCTCTCTGGAGCGACACTAGTGCAAGCCTTCTCATGGTTGCCACACGTTGGTTTGATTCCAGCGATGCGATCCTTTGTAATCGTTGTGCTAGGTGGGTTGGGTTCGTTACCTGGAGCCTTTTTCGGTGGGATCATAATTGGCTTGGTAGAAGCAGCTGGGACTGGGTGTGTTCCCGATCCTCAGAAAGCCTCTTCGTACATTCCCGCTTACGGCATGATTGTCCTCACCCTCACCCTACTCTTGCGACCAACTGGGTTGATGGGGCGTCGTTTTGCCAGTGGAACGCATGGTAAGCTATGA
- a CDS encoding branched-chain amino acid ABC transporter permease, with protein sequence MTRIQVLWLICFGIVGFFLAFPFIYGGRDYEYIMHICITGFFYAILASSWSMLAGYGGQFSFGHMGFMGLGAYGTALFSHYFYLSPEPTGLCTEFAFGDQYFIIKNPVGVTSSTLTQDCLTKAMENWNGTVEVTPMPIVLGILIGASLGALFGFLIGMLVLRLRAAYLALFTLGFSEILRATISAEIDITRGQAGIELPHLFENGVVLFGYEFTKTDKIPPYFVMFFLLLACLAILAWLAQSRFGLFIRALREDEDAAAALGINIVRYKVLVFVITCTMAALAGAVQAHYIGIITPNNLMIMQMSLVVAMAVIGGLENFAAAAIGAIIIEFILELLRNSFVIGGVEVDMTIWRLVFFGVLLMVTLRFYRNGLITPIIEFFTRAHVAAETVAKRTSEPSSNPTA encoded by the coding sequence ATGACTAGAATCCAAGTTCTCTGGTTAATCTGTTTCGGAATCGTGGGGTTCTTCCTGGCCTTCCCCTTCATTTATGGCGGTCGTGATTACGAATACATCATGCACATTTGCATTACAGGATTCTTCTACGCAATCTTGGCCTCTAGTTGGTCGATGCTTGCTGGATATGGGGGACAGTTTTCCTTTGGACACATGGGTTTCATGGGTTTGGGAGCTTATGGGACAGCTCTCTTCAGTCACTACTTTTATCTCTCACCCGAACCGACAGGGCTTTGTACTGAGTTCGCTTTTGGAGATCAGTATTTCATCATCAAGAATCCAGTTGGAGTCACCTCCAGTACACTAACCCAAGACTGCCTTACCAAGGCGATGGAGAATTGGAATGGTACTGTGGAAGTCACACCCATGCCAATTGTTTTGGGAATTCTAATCGGTGCTTCTCTGGGTGCCCTTTTCGGATTTTTGATTGGAATGCTGGTACTTCGTCTTCGAGCAGCTTACCTGGCATTGTTCACCCTTGGCTTCTCTGAAATCCTCAGGGCTACGATCAGCGCAGAAATTGACATCACCCGTGGGCAAGCGGGTATCGAGCTGCCTCACTTGTTTGAAAATGGGGTGGTCTTGTTTGGGTATGAATTTACAAAGACAGATAAGATCCCTCCCTACTTTGTAATGTTCTTCTTGCTGCTTGCTTGTCTAGCCATCCTAGCCTGGCTTGCACAGTCCAGATTTGGACTGTTTATACGTGCTTTGCGGGAGGATGAAGATGCAGCAGCTGCGCTTGGAATCAATATTGTGCGCTACAAGGTCCTAGTCTTCGTGATTACCTGCACAATGGCGGCTTTGGCAGGAGCCGTTCAAGCACACTACATAGGAATCATTACCCCAAACAATCTGATGATTATGCAGATGAGCCTTGTCGTTGCAATGGCAGTCATTGGGGGCTTGGAAAACTTTGCGGCAGCAGCCATTGGAGCGATTATCATTGAATTTATCCTGGAACTTCTGCGCAATAGCTTTGTGATTGGTGGTGTTGAGGTTGATATGACGATTTGGCGTCTTGTTTTCTTCGGAGTGCTGCTTATGGTCACACTCCGATTCTATCGTAATGGATTGATCACCCCAATCATCGAGTTTTTCACTCGGGCGCATGTGGCAGCTGAGACCGTGGCCAAACGTACCAGCGAACCCTCCAGTAATCCAACAGCCTGA
- a CDS encoding ABC transporter ATP-binding protein, translating to MELSVRNLNKRFGGNHVLKGLSFEVRGPELIGLIGPNGAGKTTLTNILDGAITPNSGTVYLNGKRIDQLPPFEVARAGLGRTFQVTRSFRRMTVLENLFVPALAKDLTVSKEQVLPKAMEVLEFLTIDHLRNEYAQALSGGQQKLLELGRLLMLDPDIIILDEPFAGVHPKLMEIIYGYIRRVNDAGKAIILISHQMESIFTLCGRLLVLNFGELIADGLPADVKKDPAVIEAYLGSDEQEQPPEEPTPSCENKT from the coding sequence ATGGAACTCTCCGTCCGCAACCTGAACAAACGCTTTGGTGGGAATCATGTGCTCAAGGGGCTTTCATTTGAAGTCAGGGGGCCAGAGTTGATTGGTCTGATTGGTCCAAATGGAGCCGGGAAAACTACGCTGACTAACATTCTTGATGGGGCAATTACTCCCAACAGTGGCACGGTCTACCTGAATGGTAAAAGAATCGACCAGTTGCCTCCTTTTGAAGTAGCCCGGGCGGGGTTGGGTCGGACTTTTCAGGTAACTCGCTCTTTCCGTAGAATGACAGTGCTGGAGAACCTTTTTGTTCCTGCTTTGGCCAAAGACCTTACGGTCAGCAAGGAGCAGGTGCTTCCCAAAGCTATGGAAGTCCTCGAATTTTTGACGATTGATCACTTACGCAATGAGTATGCTCAAGCTCTTTCTGGAGGACAGCAAAAATTGTTGGAGCTCGGCAGGTTGCTGATGTTGGATCCTGATATCATTATTTTGGATGAGCCCTTCGCCGGTGTTCACCCAAAGTTGATGGAGATTATCTATGGATATATCCGACGGGTTAATGATGCAGGAAAAGCGATTATTCTGATTAGCCATCAAATGGAATCAATCTTCACTCTTTGCGGTAGACTGCTGGTGCTAAATTTTGGTGAACTAATCGCAGATGGACTCCCAGCTGATGTTAAGAAAGATCCTGCTGTGATTGAGGCCTACTTGGGGAGTGATGAACAGGAACAGCCCCCAGAGGAGCCAACTCCATCCTGTGAAAACAAGACATGA
- a CDS encoding ABC transporter ATP-binding protein gives MSTTDSTAGVLELRGLDVGYYKDLNILQDLNVKARKKQITTILGANGVGKSTALKAAFGFLKPNRGDVVLENESLLNIPTHERILKGLAYIPQQPGVFKDMTVEENLQLGGWTFRKDKQQVRDKIEANYERFPVLCEKRKQITGELSGGQQRMVEISRTLMAEPKVLLVDEPTAGLSKMLAEEVYEMLKMLVTVDELTILLVDQEIRQALKIADYVYVLELGRNKFEGPAQQFTDLEKAFWVGG, from the coding sequence ATGAGTACAACAGATTCAACAGCTGGAGTACTGGAACTCAGAGGCTTGGATGTGGGGTATTACAAGGACCTCAACATCTTGCAGGATCTGAATGTGAAAGCGAGGAAGAAACAGATCACCACGATCCTTGGTGCTAATGGTGTTGGTAAATCCACAGCCCTCAAAGCTGCATTTGGGTTTCTCAAGCCCAACCGAGGTGATGTCGTTTTAGAAAACGAAAGTCTCCTCAATATTCCCACACACGAGCGGATTCTCAAGGGTCTCGCCTATATCCCACAGCAACCTGGTGTCTTCAAAGACATGACCGTAGAGGAGAATCTTCAACTCGGGGGTTGGACCTTCCGCAAAGACAAGCAGCAAGTTCGTGACAAGATTGAAGCCAATTATGAACGCTTCCCAGTATTGTGTGAGAAGCGAAAGCAGATTACAGGGGAACTCTCGGGTGGTCAGCAAAGAATGGTTGAGATTAGTCGTACATTGATGGCGGAACCAAAGGTACTGCTCGTAGATGAGCCCACCGCAGGACTTTCGAAGATGCTGGCGGAAGAGGTCTATGAAATGTTAAAGATGCTCGTCACGGTTGATGAATTGACGATTCTCCTGGTTGATCAGGAGATTCGGCAAGCCCTGAAAATAGCAGATTATGTCTATGTGCTGGAACTGGGTAGAAATAAATTTGAAGGACCTGCTCAACAATTTACTGACCTCGAAAAAGCCTTCTGGGTTGGGGGGTGA
- a CDS encoding aspartate aminotransferase family protein, which translates to MPSKLQNSHLFYQTRNHKPRVSHSKGVYLWDQQGNKYLDASSGAMVSNIGHSHPKVISAIQKQLNQAAFAYRLHFENDAAEEFAEDLSRVMPVGLNRVFFASGGSETVESCLKLARQFAISRGESSRYKVISLHPSYHGCTLGLLGVTQYGPLNDPFDSMYLEMPKIAAPTAYRDQDSLSMDQRGERYADLLEKEIFNQGPETVLAFLAEPIGGASTGALVAPWSYYPKVRKICDRNGVLLIADEVLSGAGRTGGYLALNHWGVQADIVALAKGLAAGYSPLGAVVTRKELVESVLDDGGFMHGYTYAGNPMACAAGKAVLEVLLEEGLMQRAQEQGAKLRVGLEELQQQFEFIGDVRGKGLLLAFELVLNRETWEVLPPVWNAHSRIVELAYKEKLILYSRRTRGGYSGDHLMVCPPLCITDGELDELLSKLRRTLIKFANEHKLPTNLKSPSSILNLAD; encoded by the coding sequence ATGCCTTCCAAGTTGCAAAACTCCCACCTCTTCTACCAGACTAGAAACCATAAACCTCGAGTTTCTCACTCCAAAGGCGTTTACCTTTGGGATCAGCAGGGAAACAAATATCTGGATGCTTCTTCAGGGGCAATGGTCTCCAATATTGGGCACAGCCATCCCAAGGTAATTTCAGCCATCCAAAAACAACTGAATCAGGCAGCATTCGCTTATCGTCTGCATTTTGAAAATGATGCAGCCGAAGAGTTTGCTGAAGATCTCTCTAGGGTTATGCCTGTTGGTCTGAATCGGGTTTTTTTCGCTTCAGGTGGTTCTGAGACGGTTGAATCCTGCCTCAAACTTGCCAGACAGTTTGCTATTTCACGTGGTGAATCCTCTCGATATAAAGTGATTTCACTACACCCCTCTTATCATGGTTGTACGCTTGGATTACTCGGAGTCACTCAGTATGGACCCCTGAATGATCCATTTGATTCCATGTATTTAGAGATGCCAAAGATTGCTGCACCCACAGCATATCGGGATCAGGATTCACTGAGTATGGATCAGCGTGGAGAACGTTATGCGGATCTGCTCGAAAAAGAGATTTTCAACCAGGGGCCAGAAACGGTATTGGCCTTCTTGGCAGAGCCTATCGGGGGGGCTTCAACCGGAGCTTTGGTAGCCCCATGGTCTTACTATCCGAAGGTCAGAAAGATCTGTGACCGCAATGGAGTTTTGTTGATTGCCGATGAGGTGCTCAGTGGTGCTGGTCGCACTGGAGGATATCTGGCACTCAATCATTGGGGCGTTCAAGCAGATATTGTTGCTTTGGCCAAGGGGCTTGCGGCGGGTTACAGTCCCTTGGGAGCAGTTGTCACTAGAAAAGAGTTGGTGGAGTCTGTTTTGGATGATGGTGGCTTTATGCACGGTTATACCTATGCCGGAAACCCGATGGCTTGTGCGGCCGGGAAAGCAGTGCTTGAGGTACTGTTGGAAGAGGGTCTAATGCAGCGAGCTCAAGAACAGGGTGCCAAGCTTCGAGTTGGTTTAGAGGAGTTACAGCAGCAATTTGAATTTATCGGAGATGTTCGTGGTAAGGGGCTTTTGCTCGCATTTGAACTGGTCTTGAACCGCGAAACTTGGGAGGTACTCCCTCCAGTATGGAATGCACACTCACGAATAGTTGAACTGGCTTACAAGGAAAAACTGATCCTCTACTCTCGACGAACGAGAGGTGGATATTCTGGAGATCACTTAATGGTGTGTCCTCCACTCTGCATCACTGATGGCGAATTGGATGAATTGTTGTCAAAACTAAGGCGAACCTTGATCAAGTTTGCCAATGAGCACAAACTCCCCACCAATTTGAAGTCCCCCTCTTCTATTCTAAATTTAGCCGATTGA
- a CDS encoding DUF1611 domain-containing protein, producing MKSTEKQKALILAPHTFNFEQAKTAFGLIRGTDRFEIVGVIDPEKSGQDAGVIVDGNIRGMPVFASSKHAFEQLSESPEVAIVGITPSGGRLVPELLSFIEEAIEEGLDIVSGLHEFLEEKTHLVERARRRGVKLHDIRKPRSKMDLHFWSGEITKVRAPRIVVMGTDCAVGKRTTTRWLLEACNQSGIKTEMIFTGQTGWMQSGHNYGLLFDSTPNDFVSGELEDAIVRCDRDRSPDLILLEGQSSLRNPSGPCGSEFLCSAMAKGVIMQHVPGRKTMHFTNTSLPMPDIQGDLELIKVYGARTLALTLSSEGLDSAELEDIRIAHQASLGLPVFLPKENGVEEIVAIISQFLM from the coding sequence ATGAAATCTACGGAGAAACAAAAGGCACTCATCCTAGCGCCTCATACCTTCAACTTTGAGCAAGCCAAGACGGCCTTCGGCTTAATTCGAGGAACAGACCGATTTGAGATAGTGGGGGTGATTGATCCTGAGAAATCAGGCCAGGATGCAGGAGTGATCGTGGATGGGAATATTCGTGGTATGCCCGTCTTTGCCTCTTCAAAACATGCTTTTGAGCAGTTGAGTGAATCCCCTGAGGTGGCCATTGTTGGTATCACTCCCTCTGGAGGGAGGTTGGTCCCAGAATTGTTGAGTTTTATTGAGGAAGCTATCGAAGAAGGACTAGACATCGTCAGTGGCCTGCACGAATTTTTGGAGGAGAAGACACATCTGGTTGAAAGGGCTCGACGAAGGGGAGTGAAGTTACATGACATCCGCAAACCTCGATCAAAGATGGATCTGCACTTCTGGTCTGGTGAAATCACTAAAGTTAGGGCTCCACGGATTGTGGTCATGGGAACGGACTGTGCCGTGGGCAAAAGAACGACCACACGTTGGCTGTTGGAGGCCTGTAATCAATCGGGCATCAAGACAGAGATGATTTTCACAGGGCAAACTGGATGGATGCAGTCTGGACATAATTACGGTCTTCTATTCGATTCGACTCCCAATGATTTTGTCTCTGGAGAATTAGAAGACGCTATTGTTAGGTGTGATCGGGATCGCTCACCAGATTTAATTCTACTGGAGGGGCAATCTTCTTTGAGAAATCCATCTGGTCCCTGTGGGTCAGAGTTCCTTTGCTCCGCTATGGCCAAAGGAGTGATCATGCAGCATGTGCCTGGACGGAAAACTATGCATTTCACCAACACAAGCCTACCAATGCCAGATATTCAGGGTGATTTGGAATTGATTAAAGTTTATGGAGCTAGGACTCTCGCTTTGACACTTAGTTCGGAGGGTCTTGACTCAGCAGAGTTGGAAGATATTAGAATTGCTCATCAGGCAAGTCTGGGACTTCCTGTGTTTTTGCCCAAGGAAAATGGTGTAGAAGAAATCGTTGCTATAATAAGCCAATTTTTAATGTAA